From Bacteroidota bacterium, the proteins below share one genomic window:
- a CDS encoding AI-2E family transporter, with the protein MAGDRLRKKYTHQFVLAAIIILGGLILFTMRTFIDAFLGAVTLYVLFRPMMRKLVEVRKWPRGGAAVLILFLSFLIVLIPLIAITYMIVPKVSLFFSDSSVIMSVLNSADAKIQAMTGYELMNQENIRKVQESAGEFITRFLGESMGILADIAVLYFLLYYFLVNTGKVENFFERYLPLSKDNTSRLTDELETQTFSNALGGPLLALIQGIFAALGYWLFGLQEPVFWGLMTGFFSFLPVAGSMLIWLPAAIYQLSTGMIWQGIAIFAYGVLVISVVDNVFRFVFQKKFADVHPLITVIGVIVGLQLFGVPGIIFGPLLISYFLIMLRIFREEFLSV; encoded by the coding sequence ATGGCAGGTGATCGACTTCGTAAAAAATATACCCACCAATTCGTGCTGGCCGCCATCATTATCCTGGGTGGTCTTATTCTCTTTACCATGCGAACGTTCATCGACGCTTTCCTGGGCGCGGTGACCTTGTATGTTCTCTTCAGGCCGATGATGCGGAAACTCGTCGAAGTCCGCAAGTGGCCGCGTGGGGGAGCGGCTGTCCTGATCTTGTTTCTTTCATTCCTGATCGTCCTTATTCCACTGATCGCGATCACCTATATGATCGTTCCGAAGGTTTCCCTGTTTTTCTCCGATTCTTCGGTGATCATGTCGGTGTTGAATTCCGCGGATGCCAAGATCCAGGCGATGACCGGGTACGAACTCATGAACCAGGAAAACATCCGAAAGGTGCAGGAGTCAGCGGGTGAATTCATCACGCGATTTCTGGGTGAATCCATGGGTATTCTGGCTGATATCGCCGTATTATATTTCCTGCTTTATTACTTTCTGGTGAATACCGGGAAGGTGGAAAATTTCTTCGAACGTTATCTGCCATTGTCCAAAGACAATACCTCCCGATTAACCGATGAGTTGGAAACTCAAACTTTCTCCAACGCCTTAGGTGGACCCTTGCTGGCGCTCATCCAGGGCATCTTTGCAGCGCTGGGGTATTGGCTTTTCGGTTTACAGGAACCGGTGTTCTGGGGGCTGATGACGGGCTTCTTCTCCTTCTTGCCCGTTGCAGGCTCCATGCTCATCTGGCTGCCCGCAGCGATCTATCAATTGTCAACCGGTATGATCTGGCAGGGCATCGCCATTTTCGCTTATGGCGTGCTCGTAATTTCAGTGGTGGACAATGTGTTCCGCTTCGTTTTCCAGAAAAAGTTCGCGGATGTACATCCCCTGATCACCGTGATCGGGGTAATTGTCGGATTGCAATTGTTCGGCGTTCCCGGAATCATTTTCGGTCCGCTGCTGATCTCCTATTTCCTGATCATGTTGCGGATCTTCCGGGAGGAATTCCTCTCCGTCTGA
- a CDS encoding organic solvent tolerance protein OstA codes for MRSRFFLAICLLLLFTGSVVFAQQPTRIELLNADVSEFDESLEANALRLIGNVAFRHEGATMQCDSAYLYRDDNRLEAFSRINMRQGDSLQLRGKHLYYDGNTKIAQVFEDVVLSDGRMTLHTRQLDYNLGTDIASYTDSAMILDGDNRLSSKTGYYYSDRRDLYFKQNVLLVNPRYTLTCDTLRYNTVEKTAYFLGPTRINSSSNTMYCEQGWYNTNSQQTSFQGNSYLLTRTQMLRGDSILYDRSSGIGRVFGHVSITDTVNRLIIRGDYGEHHELTDSSWVAGNAELVQIFDTDSLFMHADTLLATAADSLPAASGDTAKQNNRNLFAFHHVRLFKPDLQGRCDSIAYTLKDSTLRMFRDPVLWSGLNQLTADSIDIIAAGGGIHRLYLVNSAFIASRADSSQTGPIDSLRFNQVRGKTMTGYFIDNNLYRIDVSGNGQTIYYARNKEEKNFAVNRADCSDMTIYLEENKVKGLSLLQSPEGVLYPVKQISTRELRLKGFNWKEAQRPIDRAAIFR; via the coding sequence ATGCGTTCCCGCTTTTTCCTGGCGATCTGCCTGCTCTTGCTTTTCACCGGCTCAGTCGTATTCGCGCAACAACCGACGCGAATAGAATTATTGAACGCGGACGTTTCCGAATTCGACGAATCCCTGGAAGCTAACGCCTTACGATTGATAGGCAATGTGGCCTTCCGGCACGAAGGGGCTACCATGCAATGTGATTCCGCCTACCTGTACCGAGACGACAATCGCCTCGAAGCGTTTTCTCGCATCAACATGCGCCAGGGCGATTCACTCCAATTGCGCGGAAAGCATCTGTATTACGACGGGAATACCAAGATCGCCCAGGTGTTCGAAGATGTGGTCCTGAGCGATGGTCGCATGACCCTGCATACCCGTCAATTGGATTATAACCTCGGTACGGATATAGCAAGCTATACCGACAGCGCCATGATCCTCGATGGCGATAATCGTCTGAGCAGTAAGACAGGGTACTACTACAGTGATCGGCGTGATCTTTACTTCAAGCAAAATGTATTGCTGGTGAATCCGCGTTACACCCTCACCTGCGATACACTTCGCTACAATACGGTCGAAAAGACCGCCTACTTCTTAGGACCCACCCGTATTAACTCCTCCAGCAATACGATGTATTGCGAACAAGGCTGGTACAACACCAACAGTCAGCAGACCAGCTTTCAGGGAAATTCTTATCTCCTGACCCGGACGCAGATGCTTCGTGGAGATTCCATACTCTATGACCGCAGCAGCGGGATCGGCCGGGTATTCGGCCATGTCAGCATCACCGATACCGTCAACCGCCTGATCATCCGCGGAGACTACGGGGAACACCATGAACTAACGGATAGTTCCTGGGTGGCCGGAAATGCCGAGCTGGTGCAGATCTTCGATACCGACAGCCTGTTCATGCATGCCGACACCCTCCTGGCCACCGCTGCCGATTCACTCCCCGCCGCTTCAGGCGATACGGCAAAGCAGAACAACCGGAACTTGTTCGCGTTCCATCATGTGCGCCTGTTTAAACCGGACCTGCAAGGTCGTTGCGATTCCATCGCGTATACACTGAAGGATTCGACCCTTCGGATGTTCCGGGATCCTGTCCTCTGGTCGGGGCTCAACCAACTCACTGCCGACTCGATCGACATCATCGCAGCCGGCGGCGGAATTCACCGGCTGTACCTGGTCAATTCTGCATTCATCGCGTCACGTGCCGACAGCAGTCAAACAGGGCCGATCGATTCCTTGCGCTTCAACCAGGTCAGAGGTAAGACCATGACCGGCTACTTTATCGATAATAATCTCTACCGGATCGACGTCTCCGGCAACGGTCAGACCATTTATTACGCACGCAACAAGGAAGAAAAGAACTTCGCCGTCAACCGGGCCGATTGCAGCGACATGACCATCTACCTCGAAGAAAATAAGGTCAAAGGACTTTCCCTGCTCCAGTCACCGGAGGGAGTATTGTACCCGGTCAAGCAGATCAGTACCCGGGAACTGCGCCTGAAAGGTTTTAACTGGAAGGAAGCCCAGCGTCCGATCGACCGGGCGGCGATCTTTCGATAA
- a CDS encoding serine hydrolase has translation MNFLHARIPIGFVLIAIAVSSAATALVVKSHVKVIERVAAQGSCDVQLVRNGQYKLTKPLIMVDIPNESPVYASLKGNIMSYLDDQKQKGLIRSAAVYFRDLNTGQWFSINEGESYSPGSIMKLVTLECILKQAEANPGLLNKQILLKRHFSELPEQTLFSKPMETGKSYSVRQLLESMIIHSNNDATALLNREVDPKVFKSLFESLQLRVPDMKDWDYQVNVFEVSKFIRVLYSSTFLFPSSSEFALDLLSRSDFKIGLVKELPNDQLVAHKFGERFNEGDQQLHETAIVYIGSSPFLLTVMTKGLDRTKLPDVLSTVGQMVQSTRGNF, from the coding sequence ATGAATTTTCTTCACGCCCGGATTCCCATCGGGTTCGTACTCATTGCCATCGCAGTTTCTTCGGCCGCCACGGCGCTGGTGGTCAAATCGCACGTCAAGGTAATTGAACGTGTGGCCGCTCAAGGCTCGTGCGATGTTCAACTTGTCCGGAACGGTCAGTACAAGCTGACCAAGCCGCTCATTATGGTGGATATTCCGAACGAAAGTCCGGTTTACGCCTCCCTGAAAGGTAACATCATGTCCTATCTGGACGACCAGAAGCAAAAGGGTCTGATTCGTTCTGCCGCGGTGTATTTCAGGGACCTGAACACCGGTCAATGGTTCAGCATCAACGAAGGTGAAAGTTATAGTCCGGGCAGTATCATGAAACTGGTTACCCTGGAATGTATATTGAAACAAGCCGAGGCGAATCCCGGCCTGTTGAACAAACAGATCCTGCTGAAGCGACATTTTTCCGAACTCCCGGAACAGACGCTTTTCAGCAAACCCATGGAAACCGGAAAAAGCTATTCGGTTCGCCAATTGTTGGAATCGATGATCATCCATTCAAACAACGACGCTACGGCACTCCTCAACCGGGAGGTGGATCCTAAAGTCTTCAAATCGTTGTTTGAGTCACTACAGCTTAGGGTGCCCGATATGAAGGACTGGGACTATCAGGTCAATGTATTCGAGGTAAGCAAGTTCATCCGGGTATTATACAGTTCCACCTTTCTGTTCCCCTCATCTTCCGAATTCGCCCTGGATCTTTTGAGCCGTAGCGATTTTAAGATCGGACTGGTGAAAGAGTTGCCGAACGATCAATTGGTCGCTCACAAATTCGGCGAACGCTTTAACGAAGGTGATCAGCAATTACACGAGACGGCCATCGTTTACATTGGCTCCTCGCCATTCCTGTTGACGGTCATGACGAAAGGACTTGATCGTACCAAACTCCCGGATGTACTGAGCACGGTCGGACAAATGGTCCAAAGTACCCGCGGGAACTTCTGA